Within Bacilli bacterium, the genomic segment AAAGCGTGGATTTAAGCCGTTCTGAAGCGATTGCAAACACGCCTTTTCAACGTTCGCGTTGGGAAGGCTTTTTTCATTTGGCGCGCGTTACAACCCATATTAAAAGGTTACCGATCAAGATCTGACTTACCCTGACTTAAAATAAAATGGATATGAAAAGCTTGGCCTTACGTGATGGCGCAGCGTTTATCCTTGGAAATGCATTGTGTTATAATGGGTTGGATAATGACGAGAATTTCGGAGGTCGAATGAAGCAATGAGCATTAGCATGGAAGATGTCGATCATGTGGCCAAGCTGGCCAGACTGGAATTTACGGATGTGGAAAAAACGAAAATCGCCGAGCAGCTGGGCAAAATTTTGGCGTTTGTGGAAAAATTGAATGAACTGCATACCGCCGATGTCCCGCCGACCAGCCACGTGATCGCGTTAAACAACGTCTTGCGGGATGATGAAGTGCGCCCTTCATGGCCGATTGAAAAAGTCATGCTGAACGCGCCGGACGGAGAAGACGGCCAATTCAGAGTGCCGGCCGTGTTGGATTAAGATTGGCAATGCCGCAAACATAAGGAGGAGTTAGATTGTCGTTGACGCAATATTCGATCAGAGAGCTGCACCGCCGCATGGCCAACAAGGAATTGTCCGTTACGGACCTTGTCGGCGCGTCTTTGCAGCGAATTCACGATACAGACGCAAAAATCGGAGCGTTTCTGGCGCTGAATGAAGAACACGCCCGTCTGGCGGCCGCCGAAATGGACGCCCGATTCCATACGAGCGGCGCAATCCGCGGATTGTTGTTCGGCATACCCGCCGGCATCAAGGACAATATCGCAACCGAGGGATTGCCGACAACGTGCGGCAGCAAAATATTGGCCAATTATCGGCCGATTTACGATGCCACGGTCGTAAAAAAGCTTAAAGATGCGGATGCCATAACCGTTGGCAAATTGAATATGGATGAATTTGCGATGGGCAGTTCCAATGAAAATTCCGCTTTTCACCCGGTCCGGAATCCATGGGATACAGCGTATGTTCCGGGGGGTTCAAGCGGCGGATCGGCCGCGGCAGTTGCCGCCGGCCAGGTCGTATTCGCGCTGGGCTCCGATACGGGCGGCTCGATCCGCCAGCCAGCCGCTTATTGCGGCGTCGTCGGATTGAAGCCGACATACGGGCTGGTGTCCCGATTCGGATTGGTTGCGTTTGCTTCTTCGTTGGATCAGATCGGGCCTTTAACGCGCAGTGTGGAAGATGCGGCGTTTGTCCTGCAGGCGATTGCGGGACATGATCCGCTTGATTCCACATCCGCCAATATGGAAACCTCCGACTATTTGTGTGCGTTAAGCGGGGACGTTGCCGGCCTGCGCATCGCCGTGCCGAAGGAATACCTGAGTGAAGGCGTGAACCCGGCAGTCAAGGAGAACATATACGCCGCCTTGGCGGATTTGGAGAAGTTAGGTGCGACGTGGGAAGAAGTGTCGATGCCCCATACGGAATACGCGGTGGCCGCATACTATATTCTCGCCTCTTCCGAGGCTTCTTCCAATCTGGCGCGTTATGACGGCGTGCGCTACGGCGTGCGCAGCAGCAATGCCGACAATTTGCTCGACATGTACACGAAGACGCGCAGCGAAGGCTTTGGCGATGAAGTGAAAAGGCGGATCATGCTGGGCACCTATTCGCTAAGCTCCGGTTATTACGACGCCTATTATCTGAAAGCGCAGCAAGTGCGGACGCTGATCAAACGGGATTTCGAGCAAGCGTTGGCCAAATATGACGTCATCATCGGCCCGACCGCGCCTACGCCGGCGTTTAAAATCGGCGAGCAGGCGGACGACCCGTTGACGATGTATTTGAACGATATTTTAACGATTCCGGTGAGCCTGGCCGGAGTGCCGGCGATCAGCGTGCCCTGCGGGTTTGTCGGCGGGTTGCCTGTCGGGCTGCAAATTATCGGGAATTACTTTCAGGAATCGACCGTGTTACGCGTTGCGCACGCTTTTGAACAGCATACGGAACATCATCTTAAGACGCCGCCAATCGACGGTGTGAAACAGTAGGGGAAAGGAGCGAAAAAACGATGCCGGCAACGGAAAC encodes:
- the gatC gene encoding Asp-tRNA(Asn)/Glu-tRNA(Gln) amidotransferase subunit GatC, with amino-acid sequence MSISMEDVDHVAKLARLEFTDVEKTKIAEQLGKILAFVEKLNELHTADVPPTSHVIALNNVLRDDEVRPSWPIEKVMLNAPDGEDGQFRVPAVLD
- the gatA gene encoding Asp-tRNA(Asn)/Glu-tRNA(Gln) amidotransferase subunit GatA, which translates into the protein MSLTQYSIRELHRRMANKELSVTDLVGASLQRIHDTDAKIGAFLALNEEHARLAAAEMDARFHTSGAIRGLLFGIPAGIKDNIATEGLPTTCGSKILANYRPIYDATVVKKLKDADAITVGKLNMDEFAMGSSNENSAFHPVRNPWDTAYVPGGSSGGSAAAVAAGQVVFALGSDTGGSIRQPAAYCGVVGLKPTYGLVSRFGLVAFASSLDQIGPLTRSVEDAAFVLQAIAGHDPLDSTSANMETSDYLCALSGDVAGLRIAVPKEYLSEGVNPAVKENIYAALADLEKLGATWEEVSMPHTEYAVAAYYILASSEASSNLARYDGVRYGVRSSNADNLLDMYTKTRSEGFGDEVKRRIMLGTYSLSSGYYDAYYLKAQQVRTLIKRDFEQALAKYDVIIGPTAPTPAFKIGEQADDPLTMYLNDILTIPVSLAGVPAISVPCGFVGGLPVGLQIIGNYFQESTVLRVAHAFEQHTEHHLKTPPIDGVKQ